The Phacochoerus africanus isolate WHEZ1 chromosome 3, ROS_Pafr_v1, whole genome shotgun sequence genome window below encodes:
- the NMUR1 gene encoding neuromedin-U receptor 1, with the protein MLGGWAPGSWISRAADGMDPLCLNCSILPGDGPLGARSSETCNDSRVLGPFDLEDLNLTHEELRLKYLGPQQTELFMPICVTYLLIFAVGTVGNGLTCTVILRHRAMRTPTNYYLFSLAVSDLLVLLVGLPLELYEMRRNYPFLLGTGGCYFRTLLFETVCLASVLNVTALSVERYVAVVHPLRARSVVTHAHVRRVLGVIWGLAVLCSLPNTSLHGLQQLEVPCRGTVPGSAVCTLVRPRALYNLVVQITTLVFFCLPMATISVLYLLIGLRLRRERLLLLRQEAKGRARTSDSRRLQGLQNRNRTQVTKMLFVLVVVFGICWAPFHIDRLMWSFVSRWTGGLHVAFQYVHVLSGVFFYLGSAANPVLYSLMSSRFRDTFQEALCLGTRCRHRRPRYSSHSLSRVTVGSTLGDVGSPGSRAHPLAENGGSEGQQVTDPS; encoded by the exons ATGCTCGGTGGGTGGGCTCCCGGCTCCTGGATCTCGCGGGCCGCAGACGGCATG GATCCTCTCTGCCTCAATTGCTCCATCCTCCCTGGAGACGGGCCCCTGGGTGCAAGGAGCTCGGAGACTTGCAATGACAGCAGGGTCCTGGGGCCCTTTGATCTTGAGGACTTGAACTTGACCCATGAGGAGCTCAGGCTCAAGTACCTTGGACCCCAGCAGACAGAGCTGTTCATGCCCATCTGTGTCACCTACCTGCTGATCTTCGCAGTGGGCACTGTGGGCAACGGGCTGACCTGCACGGTCATCCTGCGCCACAGGGCCATGCGCACGCCCACCAACTACTACCTCTTCAGCCTGGCCGTGTCGGACCTGCTGGTGCTGCTCGTGGGCCTGCCCCTGGAGCTCTACGAGATGCGGCGCAACTACCCCTTCCTGCTGGGCACTGGTGGCTGCTACTTCCGCACGCTGCTCTTTGAGACCGTCTGCCTGGCCTCAGTGCTCAATGTCACGGCCCTGAGCGTGGAGCGCTATGTGGCCGTGGTGCACCCGCTGCGGGCCAGGTCCGTGGTGACGCACGCCCACGTGCGCCGCGTGCTCGGGGTCATCTGGGGCCTCGCTGTGCTCTGCTCTCTACCCAACACCAGCCTGCATGGCCTCCAGCAGCTGGAGGTACCCTGCCGGGGGACGGTGCCCGGTTCTGCCGTGTGCACCCTGGTCCGCCCCAGAGCCCTCTACAACCTGGTGGTGCAAATCACCACGCTGGTCTTCTTCTGCCTGCCCATGGCCACCATCAGCGTGCTCTACCTGCTCATCGGGCTGCGGCTGCGGCGGGAGAGGCTGCTGCTGCTCAGGCAGGAGGccaagggcagggccaggactAGCGACAGCCGCAGGCTCCAGGGGCTGCAGAATAGGAATCGGACGCAGGTGACCAAGATGCTGT TTGTGCTGGTTGTGGTGTTCGGGATCTGCTGGGCCCCGTTCCACATCGACCGCCTCATGTGGAGCTTCGTGTCCCGCTGGACCGGGGGCCTGCACGTGGCCTTCCAGTACGTGCACGTCCTGTCCGGCGTCTTCTTCTACCTGGGCTCGGCCGCCAACCCTGTGCTCTACAGCCTCATGTCCAGCCGCTTCCGGGACACCTTCCAGGAAGCCCTGTGCCTGGGCACCCGGTGCCGCCACCGCAGGCCGCGCTACAGCTCCCACAGCCTCAGCAGGGTGACCGTGGGCAGCACCCTGGGTGACGTGGGCTCCCCGGGCAGCAGGGCCCACCCACTGGCCGAGAACGGGGGCTCAGAGGGGCAGCAGGTGACAGACCCCTCCTGA